A single Candidatus Liberibacter asiaticus DNA region contains:
- the acnA gene encoding aconitate hydratase AcnA, producing the protein MSRSLNSFNCRSILSVGGIDYVYYSLPKAEANGLQGISRLPCSMKVLLENLLRFEDGCTVTKEQIHAFVKWLDNKGTVESEVSYRFSRVLMQDFTGVPAVVDLAAMRDAIVVLGGDPQNINPLVPVDLVIDHSLIVDYSGNKDAVTRNKDLEYQRNEERYRFLKWGQKSFKNFRVVPPGTGICHQINLEYLGQSVWTKNENGENIAYPDTCVGTDSHTTMINALGILGWGVGGIEAEAAMLGCPISMLLPEVVGFEVTGSLQEGVTATDLVLTITQMLRKEGVVSKFVEFFGSGFESMVLADRATIANMAPEYGATCGFFPVDRGTIDYLRLSGRSNSRVDLVEAYTKVQGMWREDIDYEKVAFTKKMKLDLGNVSPSVAGPRRPESRLSLSEVPSSFVTEMNEYYKKSHTLDEKYPVKGCDFHLKHGDVAIASITSCTNTFNPSVMIGAGLLARNAVRAGLKSKPWVKTSCAPGSQVSYEYLVQAGLVEYLEALGFSLVGFGCTTCIGNSGALKKEISEVIHQKSLVVAGVLSGNRNFEGRISPDVEANYLLSPPLVVAYALAGNVRKNLIKDPIGEDQQGSPVYLRDIWPKDSEIQSFVNKYVTCDLYKKKYSDVFKGDSSWWNIEVPESETYMWDEKSTYVRNPPYFETISKHIPEIVDICGARILCLLGDKITTDHISPAGSIPLQSAAASYLRQRGVKEKDFNQFGTRRGNHEVMMRGTFSNIRICNYMLGEEGKKGGYTIHYPSKEELFIYDAAMRYKVDQVPLVVFAGVEYGNGSSRDWAAKGTRLLGVRSVIAESFERIHRSNLIGMGVIPFAFGKGISWKNLNIKGDEIINIRKLKTISPRQESTLEIHYSDGTFKCVPIICCIDTLDEINHLKNGGILQAVLRQLS; encoded by the coding sequence ATGTCCCGATCCTTAAACAGTTTTAATTGTCGTTCTATACTATCAGTGGGAGGGATTGATTATGTTTATTACAGCTTGCCAAAAGCTGAAGCTAATGGTTTGCAAGGTATATCTCGTCTCCCATGTTCAATGAAGGTTTTGCTTGAGAATTTATTAAGATTTGAAGATGGTTGTACTGTCACTAAGGAACAGATTCATGCATTTGTAAAATGGTTAGACAACAAAGGGACGGTTGAAAGTGAGGTTTCCTATCGTTTTTCGCGTGTTCTTATGCAGGATTTTACGGGTGTCCCTGCTGTGGTTGATTTGGCTGCTATGCGCGATGCGATTGTCGTCTTAGGAGGGGACCCTCAAAATATTAATCCCCTTGTTCCAGTAGATCTTGTGATAGATCACTCTCTGATAGTAGATTACTCGGGAAATAAGGATGCAGTCACTCGTAATAAAGATTTGGAATATCAGCGTAATGAAGAACGTTATCGTTTTTTGAAATGGGGACAAAAATCCTTTAAGAATTTTCGAGTCGTCCCTCCTGGGACAGGTATTTGCCATCAGATCAATCTTGAATATCTTGGTCAATCGGTTTGGACCAAAAATGAAAACGGAGAGAATATAGCTTATCCTGATACTTGCGTCGGTACTGATAGCCATACTACGATGATTAATGCTTTAGGTATTTTGGGTTGGGGTGTAGGCGGTATTGAGGCCGAAGCTGCGATGTTAGGATGTCCTATTTCAATGCTGCTTCCAGAAGTTGTTGGTTTTGAGGTAACAGGTAGCCTGCAAGAAGGGGTTACGGCAACGGATCTTGTATTGACGATTACACAGATGTTGCGCAAAGAAGGGGTAGTATCAAAGTTTGTTGAATTTTTTGGTTCTGGATTTGAAAGTATGGTGCTTGCAGATCGCGCGACTATAGCAAATATGGCGCCGGAATATGGTGCTACATGTGGATTTTTCCCAGTTGATAGAGGAACTATTGATTATTTAAGGTTATCAGGGCGCTCTAACAGTCGTGTTGACCTTGTAGAAGCATATACTAAGGTCCAAGGTATGTGGCGTGAGGACATAGATTACGAGAAGGTTGCATTTACAAAAAAAATGAAGCTGGATCTTGGAAATGTTTCTCCTTCCGTTGCGGGACCTAGACGTCCAGAATCTCGTCTTTCCCTTAGCGAAGTTCCTTCTAGTTTTGTTACTGAGATGAATGAGTATTATAAAAAATCACATACATTAGACGAAAAATATCCTGTTAAAGGATGTGATTTTCATTTAAAGCACGGAGATGTAGCAATTGCTTCTATAACATCTTGTACGAATACCTTCAATCCATCTGTCATGATAGGAGCTGGTTTATTAGCTCGTAATGCGGTTCGAGCAGGTTTAAAATCTAAGCCATGGGTCAAAACCTCGTGTGCTCCAGGATCGCAAGTCTCGTATGAATATCTTGTACAAGCGGGGCTTGTAGAATATCTAGAAGCATTAGGATTTAGCCTTGTCGGTTTTGGATGTACCACATGTATTGGGAATTCTGGAGCGTTAAAAAAAGAAATTTCCGAAGTTATTCATCAAAAAAGCTTAGTAGTGGCGGGTGTATTATCCGGAAATCGTAACTTTGAAGGTCGTATTTCTCCAGATGTAGAAGCAAATTATCTTTTATCTCCTCCTTTAGTAGTCGCTTACGCTCTTGCAGGAAACGTGAGAAAAAATCTCATAAAAGATCCTATAGGAGAAGATCAACAAGGAAGTCCTGTATATCTAAGGGATATCTGGCCAAAGGATAGTGAGATTCAAAGTTTTGTTAATAAGTATGTGACGTGTGATTTATATAAGAAAAAGTACTCTGATGTATTTAAGGGTGATAGTAGTTGGTGGAATATTGAGGTGCCCGAAAGCGAAACTTATATGTGGGACGAAAAATCAACTTATGTGCGTAATCCTCCTTATTTTGAAACGATTAGTAAGCATATTCCAGAAATTGTAGATATTTGTGGAGCTCGTATTTTATGTTTGTTGGGTGATAAGATCACTACGGATCATATTTCTCCTGCTGGATCGATCCCATTGCAATCTGCTGCTGCTAGCTATTTACGTCAAAGAGGTGTTAAAGAAAAAGATTTTAACCAGTTTGGTACTCGACGAGGAAATCATGAAGTTATGATGCGAGGTACCTTTTCTAACATCCGGATTTGTAATTATATGCTGGGGGAAGAAGGAAAAAAAGGGGGGTATACAATTCATTATCCTTCTAAGGAAGAGTTATTTATTTACGATGCTGCTATGAGATATAAGGTAGATCAAGTGCCTTTGGTGGTATTCGCTGGTGTTGAATATGGGAATGGTTCTTCGCGGGATTGGGCTGCTAAGGGTACAAGACTATTAGGTGTACGATCTGTGATTGCAGAATCATTTGAGCGTATACACCGGTCAAATTTGATAGGTATGGGGGTCATTCCATTTGCTTTCGGAAAAGGTATTTCTTGGAAAAATTTGAACATTAAAGGTGATGAAATCATTAATATTAGAAAATTAAAAACGATTTCTCCTCGACAAGAATCTACTTTGGAAATTCATTATTCTGATGGTACATTTAAATGTGTTCCTATCATTTGTTGTATTGATACTCTTGATGAGATTAACCATCTTAAAAATGGTGGTATTTTGCAGGCGGTTCTAAGACAGCTTTCTTGA
- a CDS encoding Bax inhibitor-1/YccA family protein, which yields MSDIRNYQRVVNSGSGFGSTIDQGLRAYMIRVYNLMALGLGVTGIMSFLVNILATTVDPDAASIIINRGVMLTGFGALMYTSPLRWIFIFAPLGVFIFLNVRLHSLSAYAAKMMFLLYSALIGLSLSSFFLVYTSKSIVQTFFITAASFGSLSLYGYTTKRDLGPIGSFMIMGAFGLFLLSLVNLFMRSSAIDLTMSAMGLVIFSALTAYDTQKIKEAYSDRYDVAYAERQSVIGALMLYMDFIQIFVHLLRFLGSRRD from the coding sequence ATGTCTGATATTCGTAATTACCAGAGAGTGGTAAACTCAGGAAGTGGATTTGGTTCTACAATCGATCAGGGTTTACGGGCGTATATGATTAGGGTTTATAACCTTATGGCTCTAGGGCTTGGCGTCACCGGTATTATGTCATTTTTAGTCAATATTTTGGCAACTACTGTGGATCCAGATGCAGCATCTATCATCATTAACCGTGGTGTTATGTTGACGGGATTTGGTGCTCTTATGTACACTTCTCCTTTGCGTTGGATATTCATATTCGCGCCTTTGGGTGTATTTATTTTTCTGAACGTCCGTTTACATTCTTTAAGTGCTTACGCGGCAAAAATGATGTTTCTATTGTATTCTGCTCTCATAGGATTGTCTCTTTCTAGTTTTTTTCTGGTTTATACTAGCAAGAGCATTGTACAGACGTTTTTTATTACTGCAGCTTCTTTTGGTTCCCTATCTCTTTATGGGTACACAACAAAGAGGGATTTAGGTCCTATTGGATCCTTCATGATCATGGGGGCATTCGGATTATTTTTACTGTCTTTAGTTAATTTATTTATGCGTTCTTCTGCAATTGATTTAACTATGAGTGCTATGGGATTGGTTATTTTTTCTGCCCTTACAGCGTATGATACTCAAAAAATCAAAGAGGCATATTCGGATCGTTATGATGTAGCTTATGCGGAGCGCCAGTCTGTGATAGGAGCTTTGATGCTCTATATGGATTTTATCCAAATTTTCGTGCATCTTCTTAGATTTTTAGGAAGTAGAAGAGATTAA
- the pyrF gene encoding orotidine-5'-phosphate decarboxylase: MDAGLIIDVDEKKRLVVGLDLPTVKEAERIVSILSDTVSFYKIGYHLSFSGGLELARDLISDGKSVFLDMKLFDIGSSVTAAIEHIANMGVAMLTVHAYPQTMRSAVSVVRDTGICLLAVTVLTSMDDFDLRESGYEKDISDMVRMRAVQARDIGMGGIVCSPQEVRMVREIVGHNMVIVTPGIRMLGSATDGQKRFATPETALKYGASHIVVSRPIVRAADPVSAAQEFQRAISLIS; encoded by the coding sequence ATGGATGCTGGATTAATCATTGATGTTGACGAGAAGAAGCGTCTTGTTGTTGGACTTGATCTTCCAACGGTAAAGGAGGCAGAAAGAATCGTGTCAATTTTGAGTGATACGGTCTCCTTTTATAAAATAGGGTATCATTTATCTTTTTCAGGAGGATTAGAGTTAGCACGTGATTTGATATCAGATGGCAAAAGTGTTTTTTTAGATATGAAGTTATTTGATATAGGAAGTTCTGTCACTGCAGCTATTGAGCATATAGCAAACATGGGAGTTGCCATGTTAACAGTGCATGCATATCCTCAAACTATGCGTTCGGCTGTGAGTGTTGTGCGAGATACAGGTATTTGCTTGCTTGCTGTGACCGTATTGACTTCAATGGATGATTTTGATCTCAGAGAATCGGGTTATGAAAAAGATATCTCTGATATGGTGAGAATGCGTGCAGTTCAAGCACGTGATATAGGAATGGGTGGAATAGTGTGTTCTCCTCAAGAGGTACGGATGGTACGAGAAATAGTAGGTCATAATATGGTTATTGTGACTCCTGGTATTAGGATGCTAGGGAGTGCAACAGATGGTCAGAAAAGATTTGCGACTCCGGAAACAGCGTTGAAATATGGTGCTAGCCATATAGTTGTTTCTCGTCCTATCGTGAGGGCTGCAGATCCAGTATCCGCAGCTCAAGAGTTTCAACGTGCTATTTCTTTAATTTCGTGA